The Hippocampus zosterae strain Florida chromosome 11, ASM2543408v3, whole genome shotgun sequence genome includes the window taaataaaatgattgttTCCTCGCAAAacccaatatttaaaaaaaaaaaaaggcaaaccacCGGGAGTGTGTTTGAATTGGACATCAAACGCTTGATTTTATGTTGGATGTGTGTTCAAGTGGCTATGTTCATCCATCTCCATTTTTCATCGACATGGGTGTgccagaaaagttccaggactggtaTCACAAAGTTATACAGTGGACCTTCATGGGACCAGGACAGCACGCGAATTGCGAACATCGGCTAATTGTCATTATAGCTGcattgaaaaacatgaaaaccCCACTGTCAAAACTACCAATAATAAATCTCCacgaaaaaaagtgactttgatccaaaattgaaaaaaaaaaatccacgactCGGTGAACCCAGCTGCTGAACTATGCGAGGTTCCACTGGAATAGGGTGCCTTGAGACATGAGTTCAAATCGTTACATGACCACGCTTGTATCTCAAACCACCTTTCCCCACCCCAGCACCCCAAACAATGTCCTTGTACTGTATTAAAACACACAGTGGCAACACTTGCTCTTCATATAATCTGCAAACGGACAATGTGAGCCCAAACCAACTGGACCGAATCGATTGACCTTCCTTGTTattctgtgggggggtgggggggttacgtGTGGTGCCGCTATTTAGCAGCGGTGGTCTGAAGTGGACTTTGTATCTCAGAATAACAAAATTGTAGACATGCTGGTTGATTGTAGTTAACCTGTAGTTTGTGTTTGAAACGCAAGTCCtaaaacttttctgacacacatAATAGATaatcaaccattcacacctttggtcaatttagaatcttcaatgtgcgtgtttttttaatatatatatttttttaatcagatgtgGAAAgaagtaccaggagaaaacccgaAAAATGCGCACGAGAACATGAAAGCTCCACATCACAGATTCAAACCCAAAACCTCAGAACAGTGAGtcaaacgtgctaaccacatcTCTCAACTGTGCTGATTAAGagctattattttaaaaaagcttttCATCACTTCGTCATCCATGACAAAAatcgattccttttttttcatgatgtccCCACGCCCTGAAGAGAAGAGCAACTTGCGCATCGCGCGCTGTGAGCTAGCGGCGCTCGCTTTGCAAATTGCCGTGCAATGAAATAGTGTAAACTCGCGAGGAGGTGTGTGAAGGAGTGAAGGAGTCAGGCTTCTGAAGAATGCCAACTGACAGGAGTGGTGGAAGGGTGAAGTggagtgggggttggggggtcctGCTACAGAAGGATAGCATAGCTGCAGGTCACAGTGTGGCAATCCGGGAGCTATCTATCGCAGCGACGCCGACGCTGTCCTGATTCCAAACAATCTCTTGGGCTGCGAAATGAAGGGAGTGTTGGAGCTTGGGGAATGTGTGCCATATGGACCCCCCCAAGCATCCATGTAGTGTCATCTGTGATCGGCAGCAGGGTGGCTCTGGGCCGGGAGTTGTTTTTGCTTCAATCAATCAGTCTCATTTAGACCACATGGTCGCCGCCACTCTTGGCCTCGTTCATGAATCCATTTGTTTGATACTAAAGAGCGGGAGGGGAAAGAggcaacaaacacattttgactcGTATTCGTTCACGCGGCTTTGTAGGAATTCACGTTGAGCGACTCACCCCACTTGTTGCCCACCAAAACAGGACAAGCAGCATGTCGCGTGCTGTAGTCGCCCTCCCCATTGGGAAAGAGATTGTACCAGAACACTGCAGAACcctggagacaaaaaaataaaaaaattggccaCAAACgaagggcgacccggtagtccagtggttagcacgtcggcttcacagtgcagaggtactgggttcgattccagctccggcctccctgtgtggagtttgcatgttctccccgggcctgcgtgggttttctccgggtgctccggtttcctcccacattccaaaaacatgcatggcaggctgattgaacactctaaattgtccctaggtgtgagtgtgagtgcgaatggttgttcgtctctgtgtgccctgcgattggctggcaaccgattcagggtgtcccccgcctactgcccggagacagctgggataggctccagcaccccccgcgaccctagtgaggatcaagcggttaggaagatgaatgaatgaatgaaagttacaTAGGTAAGTACCAGTGTTTCTAAATGTGAAGGCACTTGGCAGTTTTGCTTCACATGGCAACAGCGAGGctaaaatctgattggaccGATGAATCCAACATCTATGTCCCGTTACTGGAAGCAGTGCAGTGAAGATGATTTTAAACCTTcgcttcttcttgtcatttagCTCCATGTATTGATTCTTTCTTTGTTATAAAAGTGGACTGAATTGAAAGAAAAGAACTGTTGGctataaatgaaaacaataccATGGAACAAATATTAGACTGAAGCTCACAGCTCCTGTGAGCTTCAGAGGAGGAGCTTCTCCTCCCTCTGACACTTCAATCTATTTATTCGATTTCACGAAAGGGCAAAACAATAACACACGCTTGCTCATGTGCGCTCGATATTCACAGTCAGTCATACGGTAATGGTCACCTTTTGGGGTCGAATCGACGCTCCGACATCAGGGAATACTGTGGCGCCCCCTGCTGCAACATCACTCATCTACAACAAGAAGGGAAGACTCCAAAtcagtgctcattttttttctccatcactCCTCAattgttcataaaaaaatgtatgatgCACGAGGCGGGAATGAGAATCAAGACTCACGTAGAAGAGCCACGTTGCTATGCGGTTGCCCGTTCCGAGCTCTTTGAAGGCATCGGGCTCATCTTTCTGCGGCGAAAATAATGATCGTCAGGTTTAGATTACCGTTGACGTTGACGTCCAAGtgaatgcgtgcgtgtgtggacATACCCTTCCGAAGTCAAAGTGAGGCTCGTACTGACCGCCAACACCGTAGTTTGCAACCTGTGAAGTGGaattgtgcattaaaaaaaaattttagggggggggattCCCACTGCTTAGTAGAaacgctccaaaaaaaaaaagcacatgttACCTGCAGCTCTTCTGCTGTATCCATTTCCAAGCCGGTAAGATCCTCGATCCTCTGGTTAATTTTTTCAATAACGGGATCTTCATAGCCTGTGAGCCAAGCGCTGGAACAGAGCAGGGCCGGGttgagaaagaagaagaatttcCAGCATGGAAGCGATTGCGGGCGGCAGAAAACAAAATTAGGAACAAGCTAGTGGTgagagatgtcatgctgaagGAAACGTAAAGCACAAtctaaaagaaaggaaaaaaatgggggcaCGGAGAAGGAAGCTCAAGGGGGGGGGAAGGCCCAAGATTCAGAATCTCCAATCAGCTCAGGGTTCGAGGTGGTGggcggcggggggcggggggtagggGGTTGTGAACTGCTCATTGAAATTTTTGGTTCAGGGCTGAGGCAGGATGTCATCAAtcgaaataatttcaaaacaaaagcatttgtaTCTCCTCCATTAGTATTTGCGTCATACTTTGGAAGTCAACACGGGCCGACCAAAAGGTTCCCTCGTGCGTCTTGTACAGTCAAGAGCTCATCAAGAGGTCAGATTTACATTCCGCTCCGCATTCCTTGCTTGTGGAAAGGCAAGTTGTGAAACTTCGCACTCGCACATCATTTccactcttttttattttatttttttaattggcaaaATTGGCAGGCTGCTTTGAGTCATTTCCACAACTAAAAGATCTTTCATGTTGGAAAAACAGTCACAAAAAATGGTGTCATGAGTCGCAAAATCACTCCACATGATTTCGCTTTTTCAATAATGGGACACGACGCTATACACGCAGCAAATTTATACCACGTTGAATTGCCTTTGCTTTCGCTATCTCTCCATTGATGTCTCTCCAGCCTTTCCATTGCTGATATGGAGGCTGCGGAAGCGTAGCGGAATTGCAGCAGCTGTGACGAGCACATGAAAGAATGCAGCAGAGTAGAGATTCATTGAGCACAAGTACGACAGaggaaatattcattccgtgctCGGCCTTGGATATTCCcgccgaaaaagaaaaaaaaaaaaatctcattggcCAAAACGATTGCAACTCTGCAATGCCACAAATAGGAGCAGCCTGAGAGGAGAGTTGTGACAATGTAATGGTTCCAGATAAGCGACAGTGACATGTTTTCCATTTGGAACCAAACTGCGAAGGGTCCGCAAGAAGAGTTTGCTtgacccccccacgcccccgcccccttacCTCTTGGAGACTCTGTATTGGGCTGTAGTGAGCTTCCCAGTTTGGGGGTCATGCACCGTGGCTCGCCTTAACTACGGGTGTTCCCGCCGCAAGATGGATaagggagggggtgtgggggggggatagaAAGAGAAACAAGACGCCAGCGGACAGTCAGAGACGAgggaaggaggaaggagggagagaaagagaaaagcagAAACAGTCACTAGATGTGTCAATGTTAACTGCTTCAAAAGAGAGCATGTTTCATGAGGTATGACTTGCAATTTCCACTCAACATCCATTTTGTCTCTGAAACAGCTCCGGGCGCATGAAAAAGCAACTATGTTAATATCAACTATtgcagggggggttgggggggggaatgaggggaagaggaggaatgccgcttcctccattaggacccccccccccgtctgttTTGGGCAAACCCTGGATAAAACTTACCTTTTACTGATCCTGTATGACGCAGTCTCCAGCACTCCCGTGGTGGGGTTGGAGATGGTAGCCCTGCGCAGCTGTGAAGCCAGGCAGAGGGTTTACCACACacctgcgcatgtgtgtgtgtgtgtgtgtgtgtgtgtgtgtgtgtgcacttgttTGTTTGACAAACTGTGCCCCGCTCTACCGGACACAGGAGAGATATACCCTGAGCAGAGGCTACTTTGCTTTGGGCCTGATTTTAAAGGATGTTATGTAACTTTGTCTTTCTAATTGCGTGTACACAAATACAGAAGTGCCTCGACACGTTTTGAATCACTTTCGTCAAAggtttttaaacacacattttgaaataaaacacaaataaaacacacgAGAGCAGGAGCAACGGATAACACCAAAATATTCGACAGAGAGTTACAGAGTGCCAATGCCTGTGTTGAAAGTAAACCTTGGAAACTTAACATGACACGATATACTGAGTATAAAAATCACACTCAAAGATGTGCATTTAAAATGCACCTACagccaatcattttttttgtaggcgtaaaaagcaggatgagAGTGGatgacaggggcggcccggtagtccagtggttagcacgtcggcttcacagtgcagaggtaccgggttcgattccagctccggcctccctgtgtggagtttgcatgttctccccgggcctgcgtgggttttctccgggtgctccggtttcctcccacattccaaaaacatgcatggcaggctgattggacgctctaaattgtccctaggtgtgagtgtgagcgtggttggttgttcgtctctgtgtgccctgtgattggctggcaaccgattcagggtgtcccccgcctactgcccgaagacagctgggataggctccagcaccccccgcgaccctagtgaggatcaagcggctcggaagatgaatgaatgaatgagtggatGACATTCAATCATTTTCAACAACTGGGCCGTGCTGAAATACTTGTTCTTTCAAATTGACATCATAGCAAACTACCGGTAAGTAAGTGTTCCGCCATCTAGTGTTCAGCAAAGGAATTACATTCAATACAAACAAGGGTGAGACCAACTGGCGTGGTTAACCggacaaaaagagcaaaatcttTGGGCTGTGAACTTTCGACCCACACACGAGCGGGGGTTACTGTGTTTCATTCTTGGGTGCACACTTTagccactaggtggcagtataatacaaacacaaaaaaggaaGAGTTTCACGACTAAGTGACTCAACTCAGTGACTTTTTTCCGACAAAGGTTAATTGCAGTGGCATGCAAATCAAGGTGGGTGGGCATCCCAAGCCAACCCCTCACCCCCTCGtggacaaaaaatatttcattcgaCAGTAAAATGTCTTTTGGTTTTAATTTGGGTCAATTCGCTTTTGAACTGTATACATGATTGCACAGGCCAGAATCTTCAGTTTCAAGTGTGACATTTCGATGTCACACTTCGAGTTTTTCGAACTACAATAAAGTTGGacccaatccaatccaaaatcaAACAGTGACGATAAAACCACCGCACTTTCGAGACAAAGATGAGACGACTTACCCTCGGCTTTGCCAGTTCTTTGACCTTGGCAATTTCTTTGTCAGAGATGATGTTGAGGAAGCGGACTAAGTAGGGGCTGTCCCACTCATCTTGCTGCTTGACCGGTCCCAGCACATAGAAGGGGTTGCGATTGTTGTCATAGTAACGGCAGAACAGTCGGCTTTCCCTACGGGGAGTCTAGCGTGATGGAAAACAAACGCAACCGAGGAGTTCAGAACGAAAGATGTCCTTAGAAAATGACGAAATTTTTGTCATCCCAAAAGCGCTGCTCACCATTTTGATGCCTTCCCCGCGACACAGCATTTCGTACTTCTTCCTCTCAGGCATCAGAGTGAAGGTTTTCCTGTCCTTCTTCTGCTTCTGCTTCTTCGTGACGGGTGTCTCTTTCTTCTCGGGCTCCTTCTCAGTGGCCGCGTCCTCTTTTTTCGCCTTTCTCTGCTTCTCCAGCTGGAACTCAAAGTACTTCACGTTGCCTTTGGCTCGCTGATGTTCTGGGTCTGAATGttgcgggcaaaaaaaaaaaaaaaaaaaaaggaagtcaaCTGCAACTGCTATCAAACAAAGACATCTTAAACTCTGCTGTAATTATACTCGGCAATAACAACCGAGGAGCATTTTTCTAAAATGAGGACAACCATCTGGCATCTGTGACTTTTTGGCACAGCATtctgacaaacaaaaaatctagtctgcatccatttttgttcaactgacattttggtacagggACTAACCGAGTTCAAGGAGTCTCTTGGTGTACCCCAGGGCGCGCTCCAACTCCCCTTGCTGGTAGATGGCATAACTGAGATAGTCCAGCACGGTGACCTTATCCACAGTGGACTCTTCACCGTCGTCGAGCTGTTTCAGGGCCTGCGCCATCCACAGCTCCGTGTGGTAGTAGTCGACATCCGTGTAGGCGATTTTTCCCAGCTCGTGACAGTCCTCTGCCGTCATGAGAGTCTTGTGCTTGGCCCCTGATGTGCACACAGTGTTATCAATATCAATATAAAAGAGGGACATACAGTATCGACAAAGAAGGTGATGTATTTGTATTACAGTCACCTCTTCGGTGTTTTAGTGCTTCGaaaaagctgtaaaaatattgctttgtcACTATTTTGTAGCATCTTGTTGCCAAGGAAGTatggtgagttgaggagcttcatttatatTAAAGTAGCACTTTGTTTTTAAACCTTTTTAGGTGGGCgttatggatttatttttagGCCCTTGCTGATTcggatatttggcagaatacaATTTCGGCAACCaagtaataaaaacataaataaatacataaggaCTAAAAGAAAAATTTTTGATCCCTTTGTTCATCAgcatttgtttagttttacGATAGAGAGAAAGCAAAAATCAGCCGATTTTTTTGCCCCTTGATATTTCTTGTGGGGAAGAAATGTTTGAATgcctttatttttgtcttatgttgtgttggtgtgtttttaaaaaatctggaaaaattacccaaaaaaatacaaaaaaaaaggcattggacaatttttgaaaatctaaaaaaagctaATATCAACTGATTAACTTATTAAAAACTAATTAATTGGGCAGGCCCTAATTGAGAAGACCTATGAAGGGCTTTAAACtgtggcgggggaaaaaaatgtataatatatatgttataggcggcggcccggtagtccagtggttagcacgtcggcttcacagtgcagaggtaccgggttcgattccagctccggcctccctgtgtggagtttgcatgttctccccgggcctgcgtgggttttctccgggtgctccggtttcctcccacattccaaaaatatgcacagcaggctgattgaacactctaaattgtccctgggtgtgagtgtgagcgtggatggttgttcgtttctgtgtgccctgcgattggctggcaaccgattcagggtgtcccccgcctactgcccggagacggctgggatgggctccagcaccccccgcgaccctagtgaggatcaagcggtacggaagatgaatgaatgaatatattataggcggcccggtagtccagtggttagcacgtcggcttcacagtgcagaggtaccgggttcgattccagctccggcctccctgtgtggagtttgcatgttctccccgggcctgcgtgggttttctccgggtgctccggtttcctcccacattccaaaaacatgcgtggcaggctgattgaacactctgaattgtccctaggtgtgagtgtgagtgcggatggttgttcgtttctgtgtgccctgcgattggctggcaaccgattcagggtgtcccccgcctactgcccgaagacagctgggataggctccagcagcccccgcgaccctagtgaggatcaagcggctcggaagatgaatgaatgaatgaatatatattatatatataatatactgtataatataatatatattatattatatatatatatcgcttTTATGCATGTCGTTTGCCCGCAATACGACTTCACCAATGTGGGTAACGTACCAGGTAGGTTTCCTGTGGAGATGGTGTTGGCATCCAGTTTGTATGTGTCTTGTAATCGGAGGAGAGCTTTGGCCGCGCCAGTCTGGTCGTCATCCGTCGGGAAGTACCGCCTCTGGATGGTCAAGTTGGAAATAAAACCTGATGGGACAGACGGGAAATGATCTTGCACATGAAAGCTAAGCCAAGCAGTGAGATCGGTGTTTTTATTTACGAACCATCGGTGGTGTCGCTGAGGACGAGACTCTCCAGATCCCCCCACTCGGTGTTGAGCCTCTTCATCAGCTTAAAGGCATTGACCGGGTGCCCCAGGAAGCCCTCGGGGTCTTGTGTGGCCGTGGCCGACAACGATTCCAGTTTATCTGCCCACCTGCCAAAGAATGCCAAGTTAGCTTTACGCCAAGACGCTGCGTCGGGGTCGTCGACGCACTGACCTTTTGACCCGCTCCAATT containing:
- the LOC127610036 gene encoding prolyl 4-hydroxylase subunit alpha-1-like isoform X2; its protein translation is MHFFRKLLPCWCFLLLSCQPSLSAHDFFTSIGQMTDLLFTEKDLVTSLKDYIQAEENKLERVKRWADKLESLSATATQDPEGFLGHPVNAFKLMKRLNTEWGDLESLVLSDTTDGFISNLTIQRRYFPTDDDQTGAAKALLRLQDTYKLDANTISTGNLPGAKHKTLMTAEDCHELGKIAYTDVDYYHTELWMAQALKQLDDGEESTVDKVTVLDYLSYAIYQQGELERALGYTKRLLELDPEHQRAKGNVKYFEFQLEKQRKAKKEDAATEKEPEKKETPVTKKQKQKKDRKTFTLMPERKKYEMLCRGEGIKMTPRRESRLFCRYYDNNRNPFYVLGPVKQQDEWDSPYLVRFLNIISDKEIAKVKELAKPRLRRATVHDPQTGKLTTAQYRVSKSAWLTGYEDPVIEKINQRIEDLTGLEMDTAEELQVANYGVGGQYEPHFDFGRKDEPDAFKELGTGNRIATWLFYMSDVAAGGATVFPDVGASIRPQKGSAVFWYNLFPNGEGDYSTRHAACPVLVGNKWVSNKWIHERGQEWRRPCGLNETD
- the LOC127610036 gene encoding prolyl 4-hydroxylase subunit alpha-1-like isoform X1 → MHFFRKLLPCWCFLLLSCQPSLSAHDFFTSIGQMTDLLFTEKDLVTSLKDYIQAEENKLERVKRWADKLESLSATATQDPEGFLGHPVNAFKLMKRLNTEWGDLESLVLSDTTDGFISNLTIQRRYFPTDDDQTGAAKALLRLQDTYKLDANTISTGNLPGAKHKTLMTAEDCHELGKIAYTDVDYYHTELWMAQALKQLDDGEESTVDKVTVLDYLSYAIYQQGELERALGYTKRLLELDPEHQRAKGNVKYFEFQLEKQRKAKKEDAATEKEPEKKETPVTKKQKQKKDRKTFTLMPERKKYEMLCRGEGIKMTPRRESRLFCRYYDNNRNPFYVLGPVKQQDEWDSPYLVRFLNIISDKEIAKVKELAKPRLRRATISNPTTGVLETASYRISKSAWLTGYEDPVIEKINQRIEDLTGLEMDTAEELQVANYGVGGQYEPHFDFGRKDEPDAFKELGTGNRIATWLFYMSDVAAGGATVFPDVGASIRPQKGSAVFWYNLFPNGEGDYSTRHAACPVLVGNKWVSNKWIHERGQEWRRPCGLNETD